Genomic window (Streptomyces yatensis):
GCGCGCGCCCTGGTCACGGCGGGCACCGGGGTACCGACATCCGGGCTCCTCCTTGGCGCAGACGGCTGAACCGCGCGCGTGTCGGCGGTATCGGGCCGACGAGGTCCACCTTCACTCGTCATATGACCCGAAGAGAGCAGAGCAGGCGGAGCAGGCCGAGCGGGCCCGGCAGGCAGGGCAGGCCCAGCAGGCAGGGCAGGCCCAGCAGGCAGGGCAGGCCCAGCAGGCAGGGCAGGCCCAGCAGGCAGGGCAGGCAGAGCAGATGGCAGGCCACGGGCTGGACCGCCGGTCTGGCCGCGACGCTGGCCACCGCGATCGCCGGTGCCACCCCCGCCGCCTCGGCGGAGGTCCTGCCCGACCCTCGCCCCCTGGGCGCCAAGGTCTTCCAGGGCTGGGCCTTCGACACCTGCCACGCACCGTCCCTCGCCACCCTCCGCGCGTGGAACAGCTCCCGCTACCGCGCCGTCGGCGTCTACTACGCCGGCCGCGGCCGGGCCTGTGCGAGCCAGCCCAACCTCACCGTCTCCTGGATGCGCGGCGTCAAGAGCATGAAGTGGCGGGTGCTGCCCATCTTCGTCGGATCCCAGGCCCCCTGCGTCCGCAGCGCCAACAAGAAGCATGTGCCGATCGGCAGCAAGCCCTTCTCCCAGGGGCGCGCGGAGGGCAAGGACGCGGTCGCGCGCGCCAAGGCGCTCTCCCTGAAGAAGCGCAGCGCGCTCTACCTCGACATGGAGGCGTACGACCTGACGAAGACGGGCTGCGCCGCCAAGACGCTCTCCTTCATCCGCGGCTGGAACCGCGAGGTCCGCTCGCGCGGCTTCTTCCCCGGCTTCTACAGCAGCGCCGAGTCCGGGGTGCGCCATGTGGAGCAGGCCCGCCGGGCCGGGGTCCATGACCTGCCCTCCGCCATGTGGTTCGCGCGCTGGAAGGGGAAGCCGTCGCTGTACGGTGAGCCGACGCTGGCCAAGAGCGCGTGGAATCCGCACCGCCGCATCCACCAGTACAAGGGCAACGTCGATGTGACGCACGGCGGCCGGAAGCTGCGCATCGACCGCAACAAGGTGGACGCACCGGTCGCGATCATCAAGTGACCCACCGCCACCGGCCCCCGTCCGGGACACCCTTGGATCCGGGCGGCATCCCCGACGGCATCCCCGACGGCATCCCGGACGGCATCCTCGGAGGATTCCGGCGGCATTCTCGAAGGGGTCCTCGGAGGAGTCCTGGGAGGCATCGTCGGGGAATCCTCGGGAACTCTCCCGGAGCGCCTTAGGGGACGCTCTCGGGGAACCGTCGGGCGGAACCCTGACCCTCGGCGTGCCCCCTCCCCCCGGAGGAGGTGGTGCCAGCCCCACCCGTACAACCTGAGGCTGATCCCTCTTCGGCACTTATGGCCGATCCGCTCCGACCTGCCCGGCTCCTAGCGTTAAGCCATGACCACGACCGTGTGCACAGGCGTATCCGCCGCCGCGTTCCCGTCGTTCACTTCGTATGTACGGGCGCGGGGGCCGGTGCTGTTGCGCACCGCCCGCTCGCTGACCTCCAACGTGTGCGACGCCGAGGATCTGCTGCAAACCGCGCTGACCAAGACGTACCTGGCGTGGGAGCGTATCGAGGACCACAACGCGCTGGACGGCTATGTGCGGCGTGCCCTGGTCAACACCCGGACCTCGCAGTGGCGCAAGCGCAAGATCGACGAATTCGCCTGCGAGGAGCTGCCCGAGCCCGAGACGGTGCCCGCCCCGGACCCCGCCGAACGGCAGGTCGTCCGCGACGCCCTGTGGCGGGCCGTACTGCGGCTGCCGGACCGCCAGCGGGCGATGGTCGTCCTCAGGTACTACGAGGACCTGAGCGAGGCGCAGACGGCGGAGGTACTCGGAGTGTCCGTCGGCACCGTCAAGAGCGCGGTCTCGCGCGCCCTCGGCAAGCTCCGCGAGGACCCGGAACTCGGCTACGCGGCGTGACCGGCCGCGCGCCGGTCGACGGGGGCTGACCGGGGGGACCGGCCCGGGGACCGCCCCAGGGTCGGCAGGGGGACCGACGGGCGATCGACGGGGACACCCAGGGGACAACCGACGGGGCGATCGACGGGGCCACCGGGGGCGATCGACGCGGACACCGGGGCGGCCGACGGGCTGATCGGCGGGGTCCGGGGGTAGTGACATACCGAGCGGTCGGCTGCAGAATCGGCGGAACCTCAGCCCGCGCGTAACCGGAACCCTGGAGGCCCCGGTGCTCAGCACGATGCAGGACGTACCGCTGACCGTGACCCGCATCCTCGTGCACGGGGCATTCGTGCATGGCCGTACGGCCCATGTGACCACCTGGACGGGTGAGGGCGAGCCCCGGCGCCGCAGTTTCCACGAGGTGGGCATGCGGTCGATCCAGTTGGCGAACGCGCTGCGCGATGAACTCGGGGTGGAGCCGGGGCAGGCCGTGGCCACTTTGATGTGGAACAACGGCGAGCATCTGGAGGCCTATCTCGCGGTCCCCTCCATGGGCGCCGTGCTGCACACCCTCAACCTCCGGCTGCCCACCGAGCAGCTCGGCTGGATCGTGAACCACGCCGCCGATCGCGTGATCATCGTCAATGGCTCGGTGCTTCCGCTGCTCGCCCCGCTCCTCCCCGGCCTCACCACCGTGAAGCACATCGTGGTCGCGGGGCCCGGCGACCGTTCCGTCCTGGACGGCTGCGCCGCCCGGGTCCATGACTACGAGGAACTGATCGAGGGGCGGCCGCGGCACTACGCCTGGCCGGAGATCGACGAGCGCCAGGCCGCCGCGCTCTGCTACACCTCGGGCACGACCGGGGACCCCAAGGGCGTGGCCTACAGCCACCGCTCCATCTACCTGCATTCGATGCAGGTCAACACCGCCGAGTCGTTCGGGATGTCCGGTGCCGACACCCTGCTGCCGGTGGTGCCCATGTTCCACGCCAACGCATGGGGCACCGCGCATGCCGCCTTCATGGCGGGCGCCTCGATACTCATGCCCGACCGCTTCCTCCAGCCCGAGCCGCTGGCCGAGATGATCGAGCGCGAACGTCCCACCATCGCGGCCGCCGTCCCCACCGTCTGGCAGGGGCTGCTCGCC
Coding sequences:
- a CDS encoding DUF1906 domain-containing protein, whose protein sequence is MTRREQSRRSRPSGPGRQGRPSRQGRPSRQGRPSRQGRPSRQGRQSRWQATGWTAGLAATLATAIAGATPAASAEVLPDPRPLGAKVFQGWAFDTCHAPSLATLRAWNSSRYRAVGVYYAGRGRACASQPNLTVSWMRGVKSMKWRVLPIFVGSQAPCVRSANKKHVPIGSKPFSQGRAEGKDAVARAKALSLKKRSALYLDMEAYDLTKTGCAAKTLSFIRGWNREVRSRGFFPGFYSSAESGVRHVEQARRAGVHDLPSAMWFARWKGKPSLYGEPTLAKSAWNPHRRIHQYKGNVDVTHGGRKLRIDRNKVDAPVAIIK
- a CDS encoding SigE family RNA polymerase sigma factor; translated protein: MTTTVCTGVSAAAFPSFTSYVRARGPVLLRTARSLTSNVCDAEDLLQTALTKTYLAWERIEDHNALDGYVRRALVNTRTSQWRKRKIDEFACEELPEPETVPAPDPAERQVVRDALWRAVLRLPDRQRAMVVLRYYEDLSEAQTAEVLGVSVGTVKSAVSRALGKLREDPELGYAA
- a CDS encoding long-chain fatty acid--CoA ligase, giving the protein MLSTMQDVPLTVTRILVHGAFVHGRTAHVTTWTGEGEPRRRSFHEVGMRSIQLANALRDELGVEPGQAVATLMWNNGEHLEAYLAVPSMGAVLHTLNLRLPTEQLGWIVNHAADRVIIVNGSVLPLLAPLLPGLTTVKHIVVAGPGDRSVLDGCAARVHDYEELIEGRPRHYAWPEIDERQAAALCYTSGTTGDPKGVAYSHRSIYLHSMQVNTAESFGMSGADTLLPVVPMFHANAWGTAHAAFMAGASILMPDRFLQPEPLAEMIERERPTIAAAVPTVWQGLLAELDARPREVSCLRDVFIGGAACPPSLMKAYEERHGIHVVHAWGMTETSPLGSVAHPPGGLSAEDAWPYRLSQGRFPTSVECRLISADGEVVPWDGKTPGELEVRGPWIAGAYYGGADGEPFRPEDKFTEDGWLKTGDVGTISPDCYLTLTDRAKDVIKSGGEWISSVELENQLMGHPEVAEAAVVAVPDEKWGERPLATVVLTEGATVDYEGLRAFLAERIARWQLPEHWALIPVVPKTSVGKFNKKVIRKQYADGELDVTTLGL